ATTACAATTTATACTCTTAAAAACTCTGGTTCCTGGACCAGAAATGAATTACAGATAGGATAAATGCCCAAATTCTCTATGAATGGTCCTAGGGAGCCAGTAAGCCAACCAAAAACAGGCTTCTCAGGCCTCTAATCCCCCTCCAGCCATATATCCTTAGCCGCCTATAAAGTTCTTAACCATGCATAGTAACCTTTCTTCTTATCCAACATAGAGTAGTACTGCCAGAGAATAAAGGTAGCCAAAACTGGTGTAGTCCATTGGCCTAAGTCAATCCCAGGCATAACTCATAAAAATTCACTGCCTTCACTGTAACTCAGGTGCTGCACTCACAACTTCATCCAAAGTCTTTGCTCAGAGCTGTGTGCTATAGCCATCTCAATCTATGATGGCTAGCATTTAATGAGAATTTGTCACGTTTTTATTTGACCCTCTCTCTACACTAGCATACCATAAAGATAACAAGCAAAGTCCTGgatggttcaaatggtggttcaattcctcGATCAAGCACTTTGTTAGCCATCTTCAGTGCTGGGGGTAGAACCCACATATGAgctgaagaaaaattatttaatctataGCCTCAACTTCCCCTCTTATAAAGTAAGTTTAGAAATATCTAGCTTGGGCCCATTAGTGttcaactataatcccagcaactcaagaggctgagataggaagacaaaattcaaggccagcctcagcaattcagcaagaccctgactcaaaaaataaaaagcactggggatatagctcagttggtaaagcatgcttggattcaatccccagtatcaaaataaaacaaaaacctataaAAATATCTAATGTATTTCGGTTGTTATGAAGACTTAATTAACACAAAaagcattttgtgtgtgtttgttttgtgtttgctgAACTGAATACAGGgctttgagcatgctaggcaagcgctctgaacaactgagctacattcccagccctgaaaaGCACTTTCAACATTTTACAGTGAAATGTTAGatgaccaaaaggaggcagaattCCTGACATCCAAAATCACATGGCAAAAAGGTAGCTCCAGGATTCAAACTCAGGAAACCTGAGACAAAAGTCTTATTCTCTCAGTAGTTAAAGCTGGTTTTCAAATCAAGTCCCACCTCCAGAAAGTATTCTCCAACAACTGGGGATACCACATCCTCTCCTTCCTAACCTAATCACTTGTCTATCATTACTTATTAACTAACTGTTTCATCGAGGTAGGTCATTGAAACTTCCACACTGTAACTTTCTCTAGGTCAGACCAAGAGCTCAGCTACCTGAGCACTGCATTTCAAGCATTATAGACAGATATTTCAAATGATTTACAGCTAAACCTGAAATCCCATTTTATAACCTTTTTAAAGGTATAAATTTTCCATATGCTGTCCTCCTCTATTACCTAAATTCCTATTATTACACAGCATACTCGTCCATAAATCCagtaatgaatatattttcattatgatttCACTCAACCATGGGAGTCCACAGACTTGACTTGGCTGGACAAAATGCCTGAAGAACCAATAGACTATGCAAGAACTTTGCCAGAGCTTAACTAGGGGTTATGACTAGTAGGCAACCTACCTGTAGAGACTGGCCCCTCAGTGATAGTCCCATTCCTCCATTACAAAAGATGGGGCCCCAGGCCCACCCTAAACAGAATTTAAAACAAGGTCCAAACTCAAGAGAGAAAGCTGGCAAGGCTAGAAGTCTCTATGTGGCCTTGTTCCAAGAATAAATCAACTAAAACTTCTCCAATGACTGCAAAGTTGTAGAGGTGACAGGTGTAAAGTTGAATGATCAGAAGACAGACTGAGAGCACATTTCCTAAAACATACATCAAATGTCCCTTCTCTCATTCACTAAATCCAACTTTTCCCAAGTTATAGGACCTtggaaatcaaatttaaaaaatcaaagtaggAGTGCAATATGGGATTAACACAAATGgtacaatttaaatttaaaaaggggagattttaaaacatctgcaagagaaaggaaaatgacaaaatgattTAGCTTTGTAGCTCCTTATGGCTTGAAAGCCTGAGGGCTGAGACAACAAGGGCATCAGGACCTAAAAATGACAGACAAAGTTaagagtgatcaaataggccagGTCACTCTGAAGAGTTGGGGCTGCAATAAAGAACCTCAACACTGGCCCTGAAAGCACATTAAGCTTTTTGCAGGAATCATGGGATTGAGACAGTGGCAGAACTCTCACTGAAGATAAAGGAAGATGACAGAAAGCCACATTGACAAAGAAATATTGCAAATAACAGAGGCCACAATCACAGCCCTATAATTGACCCTCAATTTTCCAGGGTAATTAATCAAAGGTCAGCTTGTTAGCATGGCCCTCAGATCATTCCACCGTCACACAGAAAAGTAATAAGAAACTTATGAAACTTCTCTTCCCATTCTTCCCCAGTcctgcaaagaaataaaaaggagcaGCAAAGCACCCAAAGGCAAAGCAATGAGcagaaagagaagcaaagaaaagaGCTATGGCCCCCGTACCCCCTTGACCCCATTTAGCATCCACAAATACAAGCTCATGgttttaaaagcatattatttttttgcacatttggcaGAGGCAAGAGGAGATCGAGGGCAAACTACTCTTGTCATAGGCATGTTCATATGACGCTAAGGAGGCAGACAACCCATCTGGACTCTTCTTGACACACATACCTCCCCAGTGAACTTTGCCCTAGCAGCCTCCCAAGTCAAAAATCTCTTAAAGCACCCTTTCCACAGGAGCATGAGTAGGTTTTCCTGATATAAACCCATCCAGCCAGTCTTATTTCATTCACCCATCATTACCAAGCCTCCATCTTGTTCTCTCTTGAAATTGTCATATTTTTTGCCCAGGTCCTCAACTCCCAGCTCTGGAGTAAGAGTATAGGCAGAATCCTCAATTTCTCACCCAATTCCAGCATCCCCATAGTTCATTTTACTAGCACCTCACCCACTTCCCAGTCTGTTATGACACCTCCAAATATAAACCCAGCAAGAAGACATCTGAAAACCATTAACAGATGGGCACAGGCAAAGAAGTCTCAGGTGCTGTGATGGGTTGGCAGGATGCAGGAGGACATTCCATGGTGAAATTCAACAGGCGAAGTACCAGGACACTCTGGCCAGAATGCCTCACAACTGCTTCAAATTTTCCCTGTACCCTCCTTTCTCCAACCACAGGGCAGCATCAGATAGGGACATTACCCCCACCGGACTATGGCTCCCTTCCAGGTCCCAGCCCAGGTGCTCATTAGAGCCAACTGTCTGAAGGATATACCCCACCTTGTGAACACCACAGCAGCCCATTCCCCACTTAATATTCGAGAAAAGCCAACCCCTACAACCACCCTGCTGGAGCTCAGGTTGTTTCTGGAGAAAAGGCAGGGCAAATAGCCAACCATAGGCAGAGGAAAATGGGTATTATATTACTGCATTTTGGTGTGACCAAATTGAGGGCTAAGAAGTCCAACCACTTGGTCTGGACTCTCCTGCCCTAAAGATGGCTGAAAGCTAGTAGGACGCCGATGAGCTAAATCCCACTGGGCAGCAGAGAAATCATTCTAATTCCCACATTCAAACCCCGTTCCAAACCCACCCTGGTTTCTGAGGCTACCTGCCCTTTAGTTGTCATGACTTCCTGGATGTCAAACTGGCTCCTCTGACACTGAGTGCAATCAAGACAATGACAACCAGGTTTCCAAACTGCAAATCGCCCCAAGTTTTATTTGTAGTCCATACAAAAGGGGGGAAAATTAAGGTTTTCTAACACCACCTACTTGGGGAGATGGGGAATTGGGACTGTGCTGCTCACCATCGCTAGAACATCAGTGGTGAGCAGGGATTTGGACACATACCAACTGACTGTCCCAATAGGATCTCAGTCTCAACAGTCTACAGAGGAACAATCAGGGCCCCCTGGACTGCTGGCACAGCTTGGCGCACAGGAAATGGTTAAGCTAACCCTTTCCTGGCCTCCCTCACATCTAAAAGAAAAAGGCGCCGCCGACCTCAGCTGCAGGTTGCTTCCCCATCCACACGACCTTAAATATCGCgcacaaaaataaaagggagccaggaaaaaataaaaacaaaagtgattCCCATTCTGGAGAGATGggaggcagggtagaggggaaacCGCAGATCTAGAGCCAGTAACAAGATGTGATGCTGAGGCGAAGGAACAAAGTAGGTTACTGCCAAACACTCAAAAGGATGGTCTCCTGGGGAAGGCCCACATGGTAGAGGGAGGGGATGAAAAACCACAATGGGAGAGGTATGGGCCAGAGTGGTTATAACCTGGGTCTGCACCCTAcctacctctccctccctccccgtgGTGCCCCATCCCCAGGATGGCCCTACATGCGGCGCTGGTAGCCAGAGTGCATCTGAGCTGCCCGCAGGTAATCATTATAGGAGCCCGAATAGCGTGCGTAATCGGAATGGGCATCGGGCAGGCGACGGTAATCCAGCGAGGACTTTGTCGGCGAGCGGCGGAACGAAAGCTGCGACTCTGATAAACGGCGGTAATCAGAGAGCTCGGCTAAACGCCGGTCGGAACCATACCTAGTCGAGAGAAGAAGACAGTTGGTGAATGAGACAATTGAGGGGAGGGCTCCAGATGGGCATGGGGGAGATGCCAATAGGGACAGGGAGGGTGTGATCAGATTGGTCTCCAACAGTTTGGTTTCCTTTTGTCAGAAGGTTCTTCACCCTATCCAGGCCAAGAAATCAAGCCTGGGTTCAACTCATTAGGAAACCAAGCCCTCCACTGAAGCCCTCCTTTCCAAGTGGCCAAGGTGAATTTTGGTCTATAGTCCCAAACCACAAACAAAATATCCCCACCCATGGGTCCTACACAAAGACTTTGGTTGTTTATCAACAGAACGGCGGATGAAAGCAAGGTCCCCAACTTCCCAGAGTGTGGACGCATCTCATAAACTTGCCTTCAGCCATTAAGTGCCAAAAGGACTACTCTTTCACGCCCACCCCCACCAACACCAGGACAACAAGGTAACAGGCTTAAGAATCCCTGAGACATAGGGAAAGGGTATGAGCCATAATCCTGCAGGCAGTGGCTCCTAAGGCACCTGGGCTAGTCTAGAATGGTGACATTTTCCCAGCCTGACTGGTACCACCCCAGGCTGAGCTGTGCTCCACCTGAACCCTGGTGACCAGAAAAGTTCACAGACACCGACCCCCCTCGGCCTCTGCACACCCCACAGGAGTAAAGGAGAAAAGACCGAGGGAGGGGCCTAAAATTCCCCTCCCATGCCAACCTCAGCCCCTTGCCCTAAGCCCCAGCTGGGGGCAGAGGCGGGGGGGCATACAGTACCTTTTCGACATGGCGACAGCCTTTTTGTAGGGATCGTCGTAGCTGGCCCGGGGTGGGGAGAGGCGGGTACGCTCATAGGGCGGCGGGGTGCTGTTGGCGTTGGCAACGGCCCCCTGGGACATGGACAGGTAGGCTGCAGACGGCTGACCTGCCCCATCGTAGGCATTGCCCGGCTGGCCACGGTAGGAGGCAGCAGCCTGGGGATGCTGCTGGGCAGCATAGGAAACAGCCAATGAGGCTGATGACTGAGTGCGGTAAGGAGCTGCCAGGGTGGCAGAAGGCTGGGCCCCGTAGGCAGCTGCGGCACCATAGGAGCCAGTGGCCGCAGCAGCCGACTGAGCCCCATAGGAGCCTGACAGGCCCATCGATGCTTGGGCCCCATAACTATTCAGTTGGGTCTGGACAACTGGCTGGGCCCCATAAGAGCCAGCCATTGGGGTAGTGGCTTGTGCAGCATAGGCGGCTGGCTGGCTGGCATAGGCAGCAGCTGTGGCTGGCTGTGCCACATAAGCAGCAGGCTGGGAAGAGTAGGAAGCAGCCTGCTGTGCAGCATATGGGGCAGACTGGGCATTGTAAGAAGCCGAGGGCTGGGCACTGTAAGAAGCTGCCTGGGCTCCATAAGCTAGCGAGGAGGCTGCAGACTGGGCCCCATAGGAGGCAGCCTGAGCCCCGTAGGAGCCTAGGGAGGAAGCTGCTCCCTGGGTGTTGTAGGAGGAAGCAGCTGCACGAACCCCATAGGAAGAGGCAGCCTGGGCGCCATAAGAGGATGGCTGGTTACCATAGGAGGCAAGGGAGGAGCCCTGAGCCCCGTAGGAGTTGAGCGAAGAAGCTGCCGCT
This portion of the Ictidomys tridecemlineatus isolate mIctTri1 chromosome 4, mIctTri1.hap1, whole genome shotgun sequence genome encodes:
- the Rbm14 gene encoding RNA-binding protein 14 isoform X1, which gives rise to MKIFVGNVDGADTTPEELAALFAPYGTVMSCAVMKQFAFVHMRENAGALRAIEALHGHELRPGRALVVEMSRPRPLNTWKIFVGNVSAACTSQELRSLFERRGRVIECDVVKDYAFVHMEKEADAKAAIAQLNGKEVKGKRINVELSTKGQKKGPGLAIQSGDKTKKPGAGDTAFPGTGGFSATFDYQQAFGNSTGGFDGQARQPTPPFFGRDRSPLRRSPPRASYVAPLTAQPATYRAQPSVSLGAAYRAQPSASLGVGYRTQPMTAQAASYRAQPSVSLGAPYRGQLASPSSQSAAASSLGPYGGAQPSASALSSYGGQAAAASSLNSYGAQGSSLASYGNQPSSYGAQAASSYGVRAAASSYNTQGAASSLGSYGAQAASYGAQSAASSLAYGAQAASYSAQPSASYNAQSAPYAAQQAASYSSQPAAYVAQPATAAAYASQPAAYAAQATTPMAGSYGAQPVVQTQLNSYGAQASMGLSGSYGAQSAAAATGSYGAAAAYGAQPSATLAAPYRTQSSASLAVSYAAQQHPQAAASYRGQPGNAYDGAGQPSAAYLSMSQGAVANANSTPPPYERTRLSPPRASYDDPYKKAVAMSKRYGSDRRLAELSDYRRLSESQLSFRRSPTKSSLDYRRLPDAHSDYARYSGSYNDYLRAAQMHSGYQRRM
- the Rbm14 gene encoding RNA-binding protein 14 isoform X3 codes for the protein MEKEADAKAAIAQLNGKEVKGKRINVELSTKGQKKGPGLAIQSGDKTKKPGAGDTAFPGTGGFSATFDYQQAFGNSTGGFDGQARQPTPPFFGRDRSPLRRSPPRASYVAPLTAQPATYRAQPSVSLGAAYRAQPSASLGVGYRTQPMTAQAASYRAQPSVSLGAPYRGQLASPSSQSAAASSLGPYGGAQPSASALSSYGGQAAAASSLNSYGAQGSSLASYGNQPSSYGAQAASSYGVRAAASSYNTQGAASSLGSYGAQAASYGAQSAASSLAYGAQAASYSAQPSASYNAQSAPYAAQQAASYSSQPAAYVAQPATAAAYASQPAAYAAQATTPMAGSYGAQPVVQTQLNSYGAQASMGLSGSYGAQSAAAATGSYGAAAAYGAQPSATLAAPYRTQSSASLAVSYAAQQHPQAAASYRGQPGNAYDGAGQPSAAYLSMSQGAVANANSTPPPYERTRLSPPRASYDDPYKKAVAMSKRYGSDRRLAELSDYRRLSESQLSFRRSPTKSSLDYRRLPDAHSDYARYSGSYNDYLRAAQMHSGYQRRM
- the Rbm14 gene encoding RNA-binding protein 14 isoform X2, whose protein sequence is MYDYAFVHMEKEADAKAAIAQLNGKEVKGKRINVELSTKGQKKGPGLAIQSGDKTKKPGAGDTAFPGTGGFSATFDYQQAFGNSTGGFDGQARQPTPPFFGRDRSPLRRSPPRASYVAPLTAQPATYRAQPSVSLGAAYRAQPSASLGVGYRTQPMTAQAASYRAQPSVSLGAPYRGQLASPSSQSAAASSLGPYGGAQPSASALSSYGGQAAAASSLNSYGAQGSSLASYGNQPSSYGAQAASSYGVRAAASSYNTQGAASSLGSYGAQAASYGAQSAASSLAYGAQAASYSAQPSASYNAQSAPYAAQQAASYSSQPAAYVAQPATAAAYASQPAAYAAQATTPMAGSYGAQPVVQTQLNSYGAQASMGLSGSYGAQSAAAATGSYGAAAAYGAQPSATLAAPYRTQSSASLAVSYAAQQHPQAAASYRGQPGNAYDGAGQPSAAYLSMSQGAVANANSTPPPYERTRLSPPRASYDDPYKKAVAMSKRYGSDRRLAELSDYRRLSESQLSFRRSPTKSSLDYRRLPDAHSDYARYSGSYNDYLRAAQMHSGYQRRM